Within the Paenibacillus sp. AN1007 genome, the region AAAATTTAAAATCAGCTAAATTGCTGGTTATAAGCACCAATCAAATTCAGCTCAATCGATATATAAACACAACGACGAACAAATATCCTTAACCCCTCATTCATCAGATTAAACAATTAAAAAAGATGGATTCAGAAACACCCCCATAACCGCTGCATTCGTTCAAGATTGAACGCGCTCCGGTCATGGGGGTGCTTTTTTAGATTAATATATATCACACCACACTTGCTCTATCACTATACTGCTGCAATCATTACCTTAGTCCACTTGGTCTGGCTGCTTCATGCCCATGATCTCATACACTCTCTTCATGTCCAGTGACGAACGAAGCGAAGCAGCAACCCGATCAAATTCCATGTCTTTGCGCGCCTGAGCACTGTACGTCTCCTCCAGCGGTGCAAGCCCTTTGGCTTCACGTAAACCGTTCAGCCAGGAACGGCGGAATTGATCGCTCTCAAACAAGCCGTGCAGATACGTTCCCCACACTTTGCCGTCTGCTGTGCCCCAGCCCTCTAGAAAAGTTTGTCCACCCGCGTGGGATATCTCAAACAAGGCTGTAACCTGTTCCGGTTCACGGCATTCCGTCACACCCATATGAATTTCGTATCCGTTAACAGGTACGGATAATCCCCCGTCCAGCTTCCCTTTATATAACCGGATAGGATGATTGGAGTGTACATAACCGGAGGCCCTGACCGTATGTTTATGCTGAAGAAAGGTTGTTGATAACGGCAGCCTGCCCAGGCCTACCGCTTCCTGAGCCTGATCAGCCTCGACAGCGTAGGGATCAGTCAAATGCTCGCCCAGCATCTGATATCCGCCGCATATGCCCACAAGCTGCACATGCTGGCGTTCTGCCTGATAAGCAATCGCTTGTTCCAATCCGGATTCCCGCACGAAATTCAGGTCGCCGATGGTATCCTTCGTGCCTGGTAAAATAACAACATCCGGGCTGCCCAGTTCCTCCGGCGAGGTTACGTAGCGCACATTTACGTCCGGTTCACGGGATAGCGCATCGAAATCCGTAAAATTGGAGATGCGCGGGTAACGGATTACCGCGATATCCAGTTCGCTCTGTTCCCTTTTGCCATGACGCAGGGAGTCCAGCACTACCGAATCCTCTGCCTCGATCTGAATATCTCTTATGTATGGCAGCACACCCAGGACAGGAATGCCCGTCCGCTCTTCAAGCCAGTCCAGACCCGGCTGCAGCAGAGATAGGTCTCCTCTGAACTTGTTGATAATAAATCCCTTAACACGCGCCGCTTCATGGGGTTCCAATAGTTCCAGCGTACCTACGATGGAAGCAAATACACCCCCGCGGTCAATGTCAGAGATCAGAATAACCGGTGCATCGGCCCAGCCTGCCAGATTCATGTTGACGATGTCCCTATCCTTCAGATTAATCTCGGCCGGACTGCCTGCTCCCTCCATTAGTATGATGTCATATGTATCACGCAAACGGTTCAAGGCATCCATGACCGTCTGCTTTGCTTCAGGCAGGAAGTGCTGACGATAATCCGAAGCACTCATCTGGGCAAAAGGTACGCCATGCACCACAATCTGTGAATGCATATCCCGTACGGGTTTGATTAAGATTGGATTCATATCGGTTGTTGCTTCTATACCGCAGGCTTCAGCCTGCGCCCCCTGCGCCCGGCCGATCTCCTTGCCGTCTTCGGTGACATAGGAATTCAGGGCCATGTTCTGTGATTTGAACGGGGCAGGTTGAAATCCATCCTGCTTGAAAATCCGGCAAAGCGCCGTTGTGATTACACTTTTACCAACATCGGAAGCCGTTCCCTGCAGCATAAGTACAGCTGCTGGTTGTTTCCCCTGATCTTTCACGCCTGCTCCCCCTGTCTTTCGTGCGATTAACCTGCTGCATAACAAGAATGCTTAATGAATCACAACTAGAGCCAGAAGAGTCCTTGAAGTACGCTTAACACCGTCAACAGGGCAGCTTCCAGCAGTTCATTCATCGCACCATATGTATCTCCGGTGAGGCCTCCGAGCCTTGCACTAATTCGTACCGCCACGAAACGCCCGATGTAATAACACGCCACAGGCACTAGAATCACCGATGTTACGGGATACAGCCACCATGGCAGTGATCCAAACCCGCTGATCGCAGCATCGGCAATAGCCGTATCGGGCTTGAACATCCATACGGCAGCAATCGTCAAGACCCCTGCAATCAGCGAAAGTCCGGCAGCAGCGCTTCGTGCACGCTGCACTTCTCTCCGCTCGCCAAGCCCTTTGAACAGAACGGCCAGTCCGTCATCCCCGCGTGCATTGGGCCAAGCCGACATGGCATAAACCATGAACCATCGGCTCCAAATCATGGGCAGCAGCAGCAGTGCGCCGTAATACCAGCTGCCGCGCGCAATAAAGTCCGCGATCAATGCGGCCTTCATCATAAGCAGCAGCACACAGGCAATGACACCCATAGCGCCAACCCGGCTGTCCTTCATAATCTCCAGCATTCGCTCACGGCTTCGATAACTGAGCAGCCCGTCTGCCGTATCCATCCATCCGTCAAGATGCAGTCCCCCGGTAAGCCAGACCCACACCGTTAAGGCGAGAACGGCTGCCGGGAAGGCGGGAAGAAGCAAACCGCTCAGCGCCGCTGCAAGCCAGACGCATAGACCGATTGCAGCGCCCACCAGCGGGTAGTACACTACACTTTCGCGCAGCAGCGGTGGTGCAAAATCAAGCTGCATTTTCACAGGAAAACGTGAGAGAAATTGAAAAGCGGCAGCGGCGGCATATTGCTGCTGCGGAACATCTGAGCGTCCTGTGCCTTCCTTCATAAGCGATACTCCTTGCTCTTTAATTCGATTGCGATGCCCACCGTTACAAGAAATACTTCACGGCAGATTGCCGCAATTCGCTGATTAAGTACACCTGCCAAATCACGATAAACCCGGCCCAATTTGTATTCTGGCACAATCCCGTCACCCACTTCATTGGTAACCAGCACAAGCAGACCTGGATACGTTCGAATCGCTTCAACCAGCGCATCCAGATGACCCTGCAGCACATGGCTATCGTCCTGCTCGTGTGCTAACAGAATATTCGTCAGCCATAGTGTCAGACAGTCCACCAGTATCGTAGGTGCAGAAGTACCGGTATGTCCTTCACCCATGCGGTTAATGAGCGCAGGCAGGGCCAGCGGCTCCTCCATCGTACGCCAGAGATAACCGGAGTCTTCACGCTGCTGCTGATGCATAGCAATACGTTCACGCATTTCGTCATCATACGCCTGAGCTGTTGCTACATACCATGCCTCTGAGGAACGCTGCATGCAGAGACGCTCGGCAAACGAACTTTTACCGCTGCGGGCCCCTCCTGTGACCAATACACTCATCGGGAGCCATCTCCCAGCACGGATGACGCCGATGAAACAGCCGGATCGGCAGCAGCTGCTGAAGCCTGATTTGCTCCATCCGAAACCCCTGCGCTGGTGAAGGTAGCCATCTCATTCAGAAGAAGGCATGCGGCATCAATCAGATGCAGGCTGAGCACGCCGCCAGTTCCCTCTCCAAGACGCATGTCCAGGTCCAGCATCGGTTTCAGTTCCAGTTCACGCAGCAGTGCCGCATGCCCATTCTCATGTGAAGTGTGCGACGCGATCATGTATGCCGTGCTCAGAGGAGCAAGCTGTCTCGCAATCAGCGCTGCAGCCGTAGAGATGAAACCATCCACTACAACCGGACAGCGGTGTGCCGCTGATGCAAGAATAACGCCGGTAAGTCCGGCAATCTCCAATCCGCCCACTTTACAGAGTACATCCAATGCATCATCAGGATTTGGTGTGTTTATGCTCAGAGCCTGACTTATAACGGCAGCTTTGCGCAGCACTCCCGCATCATCCAACCCTGTCCCTCTCCCTACAGCAGCAGCGGGTTCAGTCCCTGTGAGCGCACTCATCACTGCAGCGCTCGCAGTGGTATTGCCAATTCCCATCTCTCCAGTCACAAACAGCTGTGTGCCTTTTGCCACCTCTTCCGCAACCACATCCACGCCTGCAAGAATGGCCTGAATCGCCTCATCCCGGGTCATTGCTGCCTCTTGGGCCATATTGGCAGTGCCTTTACGAATTTTGCGAGAGAGCAGGTCTGCGTGTTCAAGGTCAGCATTTACACCAATATCGACACAGATGACTTCTGCTCTGGCGTGACGTGCAAGCACATTAACGGCAGCGCCTCCCGCCAGAAAGTTCATGACCATCTGAGGAGTAACTTCGGCTGGAAAAGCACTTATCCCTTCTGCCACCACACCGTGATCCGCAGCCATCACGACAACCGCTCTGCGATCAAAGCGCGGACGCACACTGCCTGTCATACCCGCCAGTCGAATGACAAGGTCCTCCAGTTTGCCAAGACTGCCTGGCGGTTTCGTCAGCACATCTACATGAGCAGACGTTTCCGCTGCAATGTTTTGGTCAGGAGGTGCAATTTTGTTCAATAGCTGTCCCAACACCTGTTCATTCTTCATACAACGAGCACTTCCTTTTTTAAAATAGAGGTTCTCCTGCCTTATTTAAAGCGTATCCCGCCGCAGCAGCAGTTGAGGTACGGCATGATCCGGATGGGACACCATCGCAGGTTTAACGCGAAAAATCTCTTCTATCTGCTCCCCCGTCATCAAGCTTCGAGGAGCACCCATCCCTGCTATTTCGCCTTCTCTCAAAGCCAGAATCTGATCGCAGAACAAGGCAGCCAGATTTAGATCATGCAGTACGGCAGCAATGGTAATACAGCTCTTCTGCCGCCATGCAGCTAATAACTCCATGAATTGTAATTGATATTTGATGTCCAGAAATGTGGTGGGTTCGTCCAGCAGCAGCAGACGCGGCTCTTGTGCCATAACCTTGGCCAGCGCTACCCGCTGCCTCTGCCCACCGCTTAGGGAATCCAGCGGCCGCTCCGCTAGTTCCATCAGTCCCAGTTCTTCAAGCACCCGGTCCACAACTCGGGCCCCATCTGCCGATTCCCTGCCCAGCCAGTTCTGGTAGGGGTATCGCCCCATCTCTACGACATCACGCACAGAATAGGAAATTGCCGGCAGACCATCCTGCTGCAGAACCGCGATCATACGTGACAGATCCTTGCGGCTGTACGAAGTGATATCTTGGCCGTCAATACGGATCTGACCTTCACTTAGCGATTCCGTTCCAGCTATAAGCTGGAGCAGTGTCGACTTTCCGCTTCCGTTCGGGCCGACAACTCCCCACCATTCTCCTTCTTTAATCTGCCAGTCTACATCATGTAAGGCCCGATGATCACCGTACTTTTTGCCAGCACCTGTAACCGATACCCATGTTTTTGTTTTACCGACAGTCTTTCCGTTATCCCCGGTTAAAGCACGCTGTGCATTACTGCTTAAATCCGATTGAGACAACAACCCCGGAGACGGTTGTTGGCCTTGTTGATTGTGCTTCCACCCTTTACTCACGGGACCATCCCCTTCCGCAGCTTCTTGTTCCGGTGCAGCAGATAAGCGAAGAACGGAGCACCTACAAAAGCCGTCACGACACCCAACGGTATCTCGGTTGGTGCCAGCAGAGAGCGGGCAATCGTGTCCGCCCATACCATAAAGATCGCACCGCCAATTGCAGATAGCGGCACCAGCAGTCGGTAGTCCGGCCCTACCAGCAGCCGAAGCATATGCGGAATGACCAGTCCAACGAAGCCAATGACGCCGGAGACGGAGACTGCCCCGGCTGTGAGCAGCGTACCCACAGCAAGTACAGACAGCTTGAGTCTGTCCACGCCAACCCCGATATGTGCCGCCTGACGTTCACCCAGCGCCAGTACATTTAGGGAACGTGCACGGCTCCACAGAAAGATCAGACCCAGCAGGAAATACGGGAAAAGGATGGCCGTATACGACCACCCGCGCAGTGCCAGACTTCCCATCGTCCAGTATATAATTTCATTGATTGTCTGCTTGGACATGGTCGACAGGAAGGAAACGACCGCACCCAGAAAGCTCTGCATAACAACACCTGCCAGAATCAGGCTGTGTGTCGGTATTTTGCGTCCTTCACGAGCCAGCGTCATGACGAACCACAGCGTCATGGCCCCGGTCAGAAAAGCAACCAGCGGCAGCGTCCAGATTCCGATCAGGGCATACTGCAGTCCGAAGAAAATCAGGAAAGCCGCCCCCACCGAAGCTCCTGAGGATACCCCTAGTGTAAAAGGATCTGCCAGCGGATTGCGCAGCACTCCTTGAAAGCCCGCGCCTGCAATGGCCAGCGAAGCTCCAACGAGCACCGCAAGCAGCACACGTGGAAAGCGCACCTTCCAGATAATCTGTTCGGCAGCCCTGCTCCAATCAGGTGTGATCCAGTCGCCCACCCACGGCATTTTGTGAATGAGAATACCGGCAATGTCCCGGATGGGCAGCGCCACCGAACCAATGCCCGTGCAGATGAGCACGGTAAGCATCAGCAGCCCTATACCTATCGTTCCGTACAGGATCAGCTTTTTGCTCATTTGAACAGATCAGGATAGATCGCTTTGGCTACTTCTTTTAATCCTTGAGTTACACGTGGGCCCGGACGGCTCAGCAAGTTGGCATCCAATCCGACCACATTATTGTTTTTTACGGCTGTGATTTGATCCCAGCCGCTGCGCGATTTGATAATCTGATCCAGCGTTTTGGAGTTTTCGTCAATTACATCGTTTGCGTATAGAATAACATCCGGATTAGCGGCGATTACATTTTCCTCGTTAATCTGATACCAGCTCTCTTTGTCCGCAGCAATATTGGTGCCTCCAGCTGTCGTGATCAGTTCATCCATGAACTCACCTTTACCTACGGTCCAGCCTGGAGAGAACTCAACATATACTTTCTTTTTCTCTTCCGGCTTCACGGCTTTGACCGCTTCTGTTACGTTCGTTACATCCTGCTTCATCTGTGTGATCAGTTTCTGAGCCTGCTCCTGATGATCTGTAATTTTACCAAACGTTTCGATATTGTTCATTACATCGTCGATGGATTTAGGATCGGTTTTGAAAATGGTGATCCCCAAATCACGCAGCTTTTTCACTGCATCTTCACTCAACGAAATACCTCCGAATACGATATCCGCATCAGCGGCAATAACCGACTCTTCATTGGGTTTGTTAATCCCGCCCATTTTCGCTTTTGCTTTCGCCGCTTCCGGGTAGTCATCGTAATCCGATACCCCTATAATCTGCTCGTCCAGGCCAAGCGCAAACAATGACTCCGTTTCAGCCGGAGATACCGAGACAATTTTGGATGGTGCCTTTTCAAAAGTAAAAGACTCACCTGTTGCATCGGTAACCGTCAGCGGATATTGTGTTTTCAGATCGGTTTGCGTTTGTTCCTGTGACTGCTCTTGTGCAGGCTGCTGTGTGCTGCCCGCTCCTTCTTTGGTTGCTGCATTACCGCATCCGGCGAGCGCCAGTGCCAGCATCGCTGCGCTCAACAGTGACGTGAGTGCTTTCCAGTTCTTAATCATTAATTTAAACTCCCCTTCTCTATCTGTACTATTGTTGTTACATAATACCTCAATCTTAATGCTCTACCCCATCTTGGTGTGTTCCGATGAAACGAAAATGAAGATGTGTACACGTTTAACGGAGAGTGCAGAACCAATTTGGAGAAACGAAGTGCTCGCCTGCAGCTTTCTGTAAGAAAGCTGCATCGAAAGCATACGCCT harbors:
- a CDS encoding cobyric acid synthase translates to MLQGTASDVGKSVITTALCRIFKQDGFQPAPFKSQNMALNSYVTEDGKEIGRAQGAQAEACGIEATTDMNPILIKPVRDMHSQIVVHGVPFAQMSASDYRQHFLPEAKQTVMDALNRLRDTYDIILMEGAGSPAEINLKDRDIVNMNLAGWADAPVILISDIDRGGVFASIVGTLELLEPHEAARVKGFIINKFRGDLSLLQPGLDWLEERTGIPVLGVLPYIRDIQIEAEDSVVLDSLRHGKREQSELDIAVIRYPRISNFTDFDALSREPDVNVRYVTSPEELGSPDVVILPGTKDTIGDLNFVRESGLEQAIAYQAERQHVQLVGICGGYQMLGEHLTDPYAVEADQAQEAVGLGRLPLSTTFLQHKHTVRASGYVHSNHPIRLYKGKLDGGLSVPVNGYEIHMGVTECREPEQVTALFEISHAGGQTFLEGWGTADGKVWGTYLHGLFESDQFRRSWLNGLREAKGLAPLEETYSAQARKDMEFDRVAASLRSSLDMKRVYEIMGMKQPDQVD
- the cobS gene encoding adenosylcobinamide-GDP ribazoletransferase; amino-acid sequence: MKEGTGRSDVPQQQYAAAAAFQFLSRFPVKMQLDFAPPLLRESVVYYPLVGAAIGLCVWLAAALSGLLLPAFPAAVLALTVWVWLTGGLHLDGWMDTADGLLSYRSRERMLEIMKDSRVGAMGVIACVLLLMMKAALIADFIARGSWYYGALLLLPMIWSRWFMVYAMSAWPNARGDDGLAVLFKGLGERREVQRARSAAAGLSLIAGVLTIAAVWMFKPDTAIADAAISGFGSLPWWLYPVTSVILVPVACYYIGRFVAVRISARLGGLTGDTYGAMNELLEAALLTVLSVLQGLFWL
- the cobU gene encoding bifunctional adenosylcobinamide kinase/adenosylcobinamide-phosphate guanylyltransferase; protein product: MSVLVTGGARSGKSSFAERLCMQRSSEAWYVATAQAYDDEMRERIAMHQQQREDSGYLWRTMEEPLALPALINRMGEGHTGTSAPTILVDCLTLWLTNILLAHEQDDSHVLQGHLDALVEAIRTYPGLLVLVTNEVGDGIVPEYKLGRVYRDLAGVLNQRIAAICREVFLVTVGIAIELKSKEYRL
- the cobT gene encoding nicotinate-nucleotide--dimethylbenzimidazole phosphoribosyltransferase; protein product: MKNEQVLGQLLNKIAPPDQNIAAETSAHVDVLTKPPGSLGKLEDLVIRLAGMTGSVRPRFDRRAVVVMAADHGVVAEGISAFPAEVTPQMVMNFLAGGAAVNVLARHARAEVICVDIGVNADLEHADLLSRKIRKGTANMAQEAAMTRDEAIQAILAGVDVVAEEVAKGTQLFVTGEMGIGNTTASAAVMSALTGTEPAAAVGRGTGLDDAGVLRKAAVISQALSINTPNPDDALDVLCKVGGLEIAGLTGVILASAAHRCPVVVDGFISTAAALIARQLAPLSTAYMIASHTSHENGHAALLRELELKPMLDLDMRLGEGTGGVLSLHLIDAACLLLNEMATFTSAGVSDGANQASAAAADPAVSSASSVLGDGSR
- a CDS encoding ABC transporter ATP-binding protein is translated as MSKGWKHNQQGQQPSPGLLSQSDLSSNAQRALTGDNGKTVGKTKTWVSVTGAGKKYGDHRALHDVDWQIKEGEWWGVVGPNGSGKSTLLQLIAGTESLSEGQIRIDGQDITSYSRKDLSRMIAVLQQDGLPAISYSVRDVVEMGRYPYQNWLGRESADGARVVDRVLEELGLMELAERPLDSLSGGQRQRVALAKVMAQEPRLLLLDEPTTFLDIKYQLQFMELLAAWRQKSCITIAAVLHDLNLAALFCDQILALREGEIAGMGAPRSLMTGEQIEEIFRVKPAMVSHPDHAVPQLLLRRDTL
- a CDS encoding iron ABC transporter permease, which translates into the protein MSKKLILYGTIGIGLLMLTVLICTGIGSVALPIRDIAGILIHKMPWVGDWITPDWSRAAEQIIWKVRFPRVLLAVLVGASLAIAGAGFQGVLRNPLADPFTLGVSSGASVGAAFLIFFGLQYALIGIWTLPLVAFLTGAMTLWFVMTLAREGRKIPTHSLILAGVVMQSFLGAVVSFLSTMSKQTINEIIYWTMGSLALRGWSYTAILFPYFLLGLIFLWSRARSLNVLALGERQAAHIGVGVDRLKLSVLAVGTLLTAGAVSVSGVIGFVGLVIPHMLRLLVGPDYRLLVPLSAIGGAIFMVWADTIARSLLAPTEIPLGVVTAFVGAPFFAYLLHRNKKLRKGMVP
- a CDS encoding ABC transporter substrate-binding protein; this encodes MIKNWKALTSLLSAAMLALALAGCGNAATKEGAGSTQQPAQEQSQEQTQTDLKTQYPLTVTDATGESFTFEKAPSKIVSVSPAETESLFALGLDEQIIGVSDYDDYPEAAKAKAKMGGINKPNEESVIAADADIVFGGISLSEDAVKKLRDLGITIFKTDPKSIDDVMNNIETFGKITDHQEQAQKLITQMKQDVTNVTEAVKAVKPEEKKKVYVEFSPGWTVGKGEFMDELITTAGGTNIAADKESWYQINEENVIAANPDVILYANDVIDENSKTLDQIIKSRSGWDQITAVKNNNVVGLDANLLSRPGPRVTQGLKEVAKAIYPDLFK